One genomic window of Gossypium hirsutum isolate 1008001.06 chromosome D11, Gossypium_hirsutum_v2.1, whole genome shotgun sequence includes the following:
- the LOC107927189 gene encoding uncharacterized protein yields MALTLNLKPTISLSSSSFHHLPSSFSPFFSIKTQTKPFSFTTRIHNLQYPSLSLTFSRRFFILPSVSGIWGALTGNNNPKDAVIAIRRGMLLFREGDVPGSVVEFDKAIELDPRQKAYLWQRGLSLYYLDRFEEAAEQFRIDVAENPNDTEESIWCFLCEAQLYGVDEARQRFLEVGRDPRPVMREAYNLFKDGGDPEKLVAAFTNGPQYFYASLYAGLYYESQKKADAAKVHILSACNSPYGHRSDDYMASLAKVHCLCRNWTSE; encoded by the exons ATGGCTTTAACTctaaacttaaaacccaccattTCTCTATCCTCTTCTTCATTTCATCACCTTCCTTCTTCTTTCTCTCCCTTTTTTTCTATCAAAACCCAGACCAAGCCTTTCTCTTTCACCACAAGAATCCATAATCTCCAATACCCATCTCTCAGTCTCACATTCTCCAGGAGGTTCTTCATTCTTCCTTCAGTTTCTGGAATCTGGGGTGCTTTAACTGGCAATAACAATCCCAAAGATGCTGTAATTGCTATAAGACGTGGAATGTTACTGTTTAGAGAG gGTGATGTGCCAGGTTCTGTAGTGGAGTTTGACAAGGCAATTGAATTAGATCCCCGACAAAAGGCAT ATCTTTGGCAAAGGGGATTATCATTGTACTATCTTGATAG GTTTGAAGAAGCTGCAGAGCAGTTTAGGATAGATGTTGCTGAGAACCCTAATGATACTGAGGAATCAATTTGGTGCTTTCTCTGTGAAGCTCAATTATATGGAGTCGATGAGGCAAGGCAACGCTTTCTAGAG GTTGGAAGAGATCCACGGCCTGTCATGCGGGAAGCTTATAACTTGTTTAAAGATGGAGGTGACCCAGAAAAG CTTGTTGCTGCTTTCACCAATGGACCACAGTACTTCTATGCATCTTTATATGCAGGACTTTACTATGAATCTCAG AAGAAAGCAGATGCAGCCAAAGTTCATATACTTTCAGCATGCAACTCTCCTTATGGACATAG GTCCGATGACTACATGGCTTCCCTTGCCAAAGTTCACTGTCTTTGTCGAAATTGGACCTCTGAGTGA
- the LOC107927200 gene encoding F-box protein PP2-B15, translated as MFIQTFNMLPEDCLSIILSFTSPEDALRASLVSSCFRRASDSDLVWERFLPSDYAEILSNSVTPLMFCSKKELFQCLSDSVLIDGGNKVFKLEKSSGKKCYILSAKELSITWSSNPLYWSWISMAESRFCRVAVLRTTDWLEIRGKIRTKMLTPNTTYGAYLIMKISERAYGLDLMASEITLEVGNQVCSSNVFLKHGEGSKEMGNLGHKKEGSVREREDGWMEVELGEFYSGEKDEQVKMSLMEVKGCHLKGGLLIEGIEFRPKH; from the exons ATGTTCATTCAGACATTCAACATGTTACCAGAAGATTGTCTTTCTATCATTCTGTCCTTCACTTCCCCAGAAGATGCATTAAGAGCATCCTTAGTTTCGTCGTGTTTTCGAAGGGCAAGTGATTCGGATTTGGTCTGGGAAAGGTTTCTTCCTTCGGATTATGCTGAAATCTTGTCGAATTCGGTCACTCCTCTCATGTTTTGTTCCAAAAAGGAACTGTTTCAGTGTCTGTCTGACTCAGTTCTGATTGATGGTGGTAACAAG GTTTTCAAGTTGGAGAAATCATCAGGCAAGAAATGTTACATATTATCTGCAAAAGAACTTTCCATCACATGGAGCTCCAATCCCTTGTATTGGAGCTGGATATCCATGGCTGAATCAAG ATTCTGTCGAGTGGCAGTGCTAAGAACAACAGATTGGTTAGAAATACGAGggaaaataaggactaaaatgctGACCCCAAATACAACATATGGGGCTTATCTTATAATGAAAATCTCAGAGCGTGCGTATGGGCTTGATTTGATGGCATCAGAGATAACATTGGAAGTGGGAAACCAGGTTTGTAGCAGCAATGTATTCCTAAAGCATGGAGAGGGCAGCAAAGAGATGGGAAATTTGGGTCATAAGAAGGAAGGAAGTGTGAGAGAAAGGGAAGATGGGTGGATGGAAGTGGAGCTGGGAGAGTTCTATAGTggggaaaaggatgaacaagtgaAGATGAGTTTGATGGAGGTCAAGGGTTGTCATCTAAAGGGAGGCCTTTTAATTGAAGGCATTGAATTCAGGCCTAAACACTGA
- the LOC107927176 gene encoding F-box protein PP2-B13, with amino-acid sequence MNVLPESCVAVILSLTSPSDACKSSSVSTVFGSAADSDLVWDKFLPSDYHEIVSKACNTTFLFASKKQLYHLLCNPVLIADGKMSFKLDRPSGRKSYILSARQLSISSSNDPMFWTWKSIPESRFSEVAELTSSSRLEINGNIRSKKLSPNTKYGAYLLLKITERAYGLDLIPSETSIEIGNQSFKNTAYLRCQDDKKQRLENLFYSNRKQMMKSRVVKGEDRVMSRREDGWMEMELGEFFNGESDEEVKMSLMEIKGQQLKGGVIVEGIEIRPKA; translated from the exons ATGAACGTATTGCCAGAGAGCTGTGTTGCAGTGATTTTGTCCCTCACGTCTCCTTCAGATGCTTGTAAATCATCGTCGGTTTCGACTGTTTTCGGATCGGCGGCGGATTCTGATTTGGTTTGGGACAAGTTCTTGCCATCTGATTACCATGAAATTGTGTCCAAGGCTTGTAATACAACTTTTTTGTTTGCTTCAAAGAAACAGCTTTATCACCTCCTCTGCAACCCTGTTCTGATTGCTGATGGCAAAATG AGTTTCAAATTAGATAGACCAAGTGGaagaaaatcatatattttatcaGCAAGGCAGCTTTCTATAAGTTCGAGCAATGATCCAATGTTTTGGACTTGGAAATCCATCCCTGAATCAAG aTTCTCAGAGGTAGCCGAACTCACAAGTAGCAGCAGGTTGGAAATCAATGGCAATATCAGAAGCAAAAAGCTATCTCCAAACACAAAATACGGAGCTTATTTGTTGCTTAAAATCACCGAACGAGCATACGGGCTTGATTTAATACCATCAGAGACATCGATCGAAATCGGGAACCAATCATTCAAGAACACAGCTTACCTGCGATGCCAAGACGACAAGAAACAGCGGTTGGAGAACCTGTTTTATTCAAACAGGAAACAGATGATGAAATCGAGGGTTGTTAAAGGAGAGGATAGGGTTATGAGTAGAAGGGAGGATGGGTGGATGGAGATGGAGCTGGGGGAGTTCTTCAATGGCGAAAgtgatgaagaagtgaaaatgaGTTTGATGGAAATCAAGGGTCAGCAGCTTAAAGGTGGGGTTATTGTTGAAGGCATTGAAATCAGACCCAAAGCTTAA